TTTTCATATTTTTTCTTAAACTTTTCTGCTGGGCCTGTTTTTCCTAAAAATTTTTTTTCTCCAGTAAAAAATGGATGGGAATAACTAGATATTTCCATTTTATATAATGGATAATTACATCCATTAAGTTGAATAAATTCTTTTGTTTTTACTGTTGATCGGCAAATTAAAATTTTTTCATTATTAATATCTTTAAAAACAACAGATCTATAATTTTTAGGATGTATTTCTTTTTTCATATTTTTTATTTTATTTCTATATTATATTTTTTTTTGGAAAACGGTAAATCATTCCATTAATATTCATTCCTGCTCCTAAAGACGCCATTAATATAATATCTCCAGGTCTTATTTCATGAGATGGCATTTTTCCTTGTAAAATTAAATCTAATAAAGTAGGAACAGTAGCTACAGAAGAATTTCCAAATTTTTTGATAGTCATCGGCATTATTTTTGATAAATTAAAATTTTTAAAAGAAGTATAATTATATAATTTTAATAATCTTTTTAAAATTGCATAATCCATTTTTGCATTAGCTTGATGAATAAGAATTTTTTTAACATCTTTTAGATGTAAATTAGCATGATCAAGAAGATTTTTTAACATATTTGGGACTTCTGTTAATGCATATTCATATATTCTTCTTCCATTCATTCTAATGTTCAGTAAAGACTTTTTATAATTGGTATTTAAAGAAGGACCATTAGTTAAATAATATAATTCTTCATTATTATTACATTGAGTCTCATAATAAATAATTCCATTTTTTTCATTTTCTATATTTTCTATTCCTGATAAAACAGCAGCTCCCGCCCCATCAGAAAAGATCATAGAATTTCTATCATGTGGATCTATAACTTTAGATAAAGTTTCGGAACTAGTAATTAATATATTTTTAGCATATTTAGATTTTAAAAGTTGATCAGCAAGAATCATTCCTTCAATCCAGCCTGGACAACCAAAAATCATATCATATGGTCTACATTTTTTATTTTTAATTTGAAGTTTATTTTTTACTCTAGAAGATATAGAAGGCATTAAATCAGATTGATAAGAAATAGGATGAATGTCCCCATAATTATGAGCTGATATAATATAATCTATTTTTTCTTTATAAATTTTAGAATTCATTAAAGCTCTTTTTGCTGCAATCGTTGCAATATCAGAATTCAATAATCCTTTATTTATATATCTTCTTTCTTCTATTTCCGTTATTTTTTGAAATTTATTAATAATTTCTTCATTAGATTTATCAATTTTTAATCCTTTTTTATCGTAAAATTTATGTTTTAAAAAATAATCACTTTTTATAATTTTTTTTGGTAAATAATGACCAGTTCCTGTAATGATTGATTGAATCATTTGTTTTTAAAATCAAAATTAATGGATAAAGTAAAAAAATAAAATTTTTTAAATAATAAAATACCCATTTTTTATTCAAAATTTAAAGTATATTATATAATATTTTTATGAAAAAAAACTCTCTAAAAGAAAAAAAAATAAAAAATATGTTTAATCATATTTATAAAAAATATGATTTAATTAATCATATATTATCATTTGGAATGGATTTTTTTTGGAGAAAAAAAATAATTTATTTATTATATCAATTTAATAAAAATCAAGGAATAAAAATTCAAAATATATTAGATTTAGCAACTGGAACTGGTGATTTAGCTATTTTATTAGCAAAAAAATTTGATAATTCTTCTTGTATTATTGGATTAGATCCATCCGATAAAATGTTACAAATAGCTCATAATAAAATACAAAAAAATTCTTTAGAAAACAGAATAAAATTAATTCAAGGATATTCACAACATATTCCATTTAAAAATGAAACATTTGATGCAGTAACTATTGCTTTCGGAATAAGAAATTTTCAATTTCTTCATCTTTCATTAAAAGAAATATATAGAATTTTAAAACCTTTAGGGATATTAGGAATATTAGAATTTTCTCAACCATCTAATTATTGGATAAATAAAATTTATTATTTTTATACTCATTTTATTATGAATAAAATAGGAAATTTTATATCAAATAATTATTTTGCATATAATTATTTAAAAGAATCTATTCAATCATTTTCTTTTTATGGTAAAAAAATGAATAAACTTTTAAAATATCATAAATTTAATACAGTTTATACAAAAAAATTAACTTTTGAAGTTACCTCTATTTATTTATCAATAAAATGAATTTTATTTTTTTATTCTGAATTTTAATTAAATTTTTTTTATCATGATAAAATATTTATCTGAATATTTAACATCTACTTTTCTAAAAAAAAGAATTAAAAATATAGAATTTTTCATGCGTTATCCAATAGAAATACAAAATCAATTGATGAATCAATTGATTTTGTATGCAAAAAATACTGAATTTGGAAAAAAATATGGATTTTGTGATATTAAAAAATATCAGCAATTCTCTGAAAGAATCCCTATATGTAAATATTCAGATTTAGAATATACCATAAAAAAAATTCGTAGAGGAGAAAAAAATATATTATGGCCAGGAAAAATAAAATGGTTTGCTAAATCTTCTGGAACTACAAATACAAAAAGTAAATATATTCCTGTAACAAATATATCTATGAATGAATGTCATTATAAAGCAGGAAAAGATATGTTATCTATTTATATTCATAATCATCCAAAAACAAAAATTTTTTTAGGAAAAGCTGTTCGGTTAGGAGGTAGTCATGAGTTATATAAAAATTATAATACATTTTATGGAGATTTATCTTCTATTTTAATTCAAAATACTCCTTTTTGGGCAGAAAATATTTGTATTCCTAAAAAAAAAATAGCTTTAATGAGTGAATGGGAAACAAAATTAGAAAAAATAGTAAAAGAAACAGGGCATAAAGATGTTCGTATTTTATTAGGTGTTTGTTCTTGGTTATTAATTTTTTTAAAAAAATTATTAAAAAAATTTAATAAAAAAAAAATTAACGAAATATGGTCTAATATTGAAGTAATATTTCATGGAGGAGTAAGTTTACAACCTTATATTATTCAATATAATAATTTATTTGAAAAATCTATTAATTATTATAATATATATAGTGCTTCAGAAGGATTTTTTGCAATTCAAGATCAAAAAAATGTTGAAGATCTTTTGCTTTTATTAAATCATGGAATTTTTTATGAATTTATTCCTTTGGAAGATATTAAAAAAAATAATCCTAAAATTATATCTATTAAAAATGTAGAATTAAATAAAAATTATGCATTAGTTATTTCTACTAATTCTGGATTATGGAGATATATAGTTGGAGATACTGTTAAATTTACTAATTTATCACCATATCGCATTTTAATTTCAGGAAGAACAACTCATTACATTAATTCTTTTGGAGAAGAATTAATTATTGAAAATGCAGAAAAAGCTTTAAATTTTACTTGTTTAAAAACAAATTCTATTATTCATGAATATACAGCAGGACCATTTTATATGGGAGAAAAAAATTCTGGAGCTCATGAATGGATTATAGAATTTAAAAAATTACCACAAGATTTAAATATTTTTAGTAAAATTTTAGATAAAGAATTAAAATCTCTCAATTCCGATTATGAAATTAAACGATATAAAAATATTATTCTTAATCCACCTATTATACATGTAGCTAGAAAAGGTTTATTTTATGATTGGTTAAAAAAAAATAAAAAATTAGGAGGACAAAATAAAATTCCTCGTTTATCTAATGATAGGAAATATATAGATTCTATTCTGAAAATAGAATAAAAATTTTAATAGAAATATTTTTAACTTTATATCATCTTAATTATTTTAAACTCATTATTATTGTATGACTGAAGAAAAAAGAAAAGAAATATTCAAAAATTATGGAAAATCTATTTATAATACAGGTTCTTCAAAAGTACAAGTTGTTTTATTTACTTACAGAATTAATCATTTAAGTAATCATTTAAAAAAAAATAAAAAAGATTTTAATACAGAAAGAGCTTTGGTTAAATTAGTAGGAAAAAGAAAAAAATTATTAAAATATATAGAAAAACGTGATATAAATAGTTATAAAAACATAATTAAAAATTTAGGATTAAGAAAATAATTAAAACATATAGTAGAAAAAAAAGAATAAAAATAAAATATGCCAGATATAGTCAAAGAAACCATCACTCTTAAAGATGGTCGTGCTATTACTATTGAAACAGGAGAATTAGCTAGACAAGCTGATGGATCTGCAACAGTACGTATAGGTAATACTATGTTATTAGCTACTGTAGTAGTTTCCAAAGAAATAAAAAATGAAATAAATTTTTTGCCTTTAACAGTAGATTATAGAGAAAAATATTATGCAGGTGGAAAAATTCCTGGAGGTTTTATAAAAAGAGAGGGGAGACCTTCTGATGAAGAAATATTAACGATGAGATTAGTTGATCGTGTTTTAAGACCTACATTTCCAGAATATTTTAAAAGAGAAATACAAATTATGATTTCTTTACTATCGTATGATAAAAATGTTTTACCAGATGGATTAGCAGGATTAGCAGCATCAACAGCTTTATCTGTTGCTGGAGTTCCTTTTAATGGACCTATATCTGAAATACGTATTATACGTTTAAAAAAAAAATTTATTATTAATCCAAGTTTAGATCAATTAAAAGAAGCAGATATAGATTTAATAGTAGGAGGTTCTATTAATTCTATTCTTATGATAGAAGGAGAAATGAAAGAAATAAAAGAAAATGAACTTTTAAATATTTTAATTAAAGCTCATGAAGCGATTAAACCTCAAATAGAAGCTCAAATACGTTTATCTAAAAAATTATCAAAAAAGAATTTTTTTTTCTTTGAAGATGAAGAAAAAAAATCAGAAAAAGAAAAAATAGAAAATGAATTTTTAAAAAAAGAATTAATTTCTTTTGCTTATAAAGAAATAGAAAAAATTTATAATAATTTTTTATCTAAAAAAAATAGATATAATCAAGAACAAATTATTTTAAAAAATTTTAAAAAAAAATTTTTAATAGAAGAAAAAAAAGAAATTTTTATTGATCAATTTTATGAAGAAATTAAAAAAAAAATAATCAGAAATTTAATTTTAAAAAAAGGAATTAGATTAGATGGAAGAACAAATACACAAATTCGTTCAATATCTAGTGTTGTTGATTATTTACCTGGTGTACATGGTTCTGCTTTATTTTCTAGAGGAGAAACTCAATCTCTCACTACAGTTACTTTAGGATCATCTTTAGATGCTAATAAAATAAATAATGTTATTATGGAAAATCAGGAAAAATTTTATTTACATTATAATTTTCCACCTTTTTCTACAGGAGAAATACGTCCAATAAGAGGTGTTTCTAGACGTGAAATTGGTCATGGTAATTTAGCTCAACGTGCATTAAAAAATATTATACCTAAGAATCCCTATACAATACGTATTGTTTCAGATATTTTAGAATCTAATGGATCTTCTTCTATGGCTACAGTTTGCGCTGCGAGTTTAGCTTTAATGGATTCTGGAATTTCTATTGAAAATCCAGTTTCTGGAATCGCAATGGGATTATTTATAGATAATGAGAAAAAAATTATTATATCTGATATAATAGGAGAAGAAGATTATTTTGGAGATTTAGATTTTAAAATAACGGGAACTAAAAATGGAATTACAGCTTGTCAAATGGATGTTAAAAACATACAAGGTATTACATATGATATTTTAAATAAAATTTTGATACAAGCTTGGGAAGGTCGAATTTATATTTTACAGAAAATGTTAGAAGTATTGCCTCAATATAGAAAAAAAATGAAAAATAATGCACCAAAAATATATACTTTTAATATTCCTAAAGATTTTATTGGTTCTGTTATAGGTCCAGGAGGAAAAGTTATTCAAGAAATACAGTCATGTACAAATACAAATATATTAATTGAAGACAAAAAAGATTTTGGTTATATTGAAATTATTGGAAAAGATTATGAAAAAATAGAAAAAGCTATTGATAGAATTAAACAAATTACTTTTATTCCTGAATTAGGAAAAGTATATAAAGCAAAAGTAAAATCAATAAAAGATTTTGGAGCTTTTGTTGAAATAGCTAAAGGTGTAGAAGGATTACTTCATATTTCAGAAATAGGATGGAAAAGATTGAATCATATAGAAGAAGAATTACATATTGGAGACATTATTGATGTTAAATTTTTGGGAATAGATGAAAAAAATAAAAAAATGAAACTTTCTAGAAAAGTTCTGCTTCCTCGTCCAGGAAAAAAAAATGATTAAAAATAAGAATAATGAGACAACTTAAAATAACTAAACAAGTAACAAATCGTGAATCTGAATCATTAGATAAATATCTTCATGAAATAGGAAAAATTCCATTATTAACTCCAGAAGAAGAAGTAGAATATGCACGTAGAGCAAGGGAAGGAGATACTTTAGCTATAAATAAACTTGTAAATGCAAATTTACGTTTTGTAGTTTCTGTAGCAAAACAATATCAAAATCAAGGTTTAAGTTTATGTGATTTAATTAATGAAGGAAATTTAGGATTAATAAAAGGAATACTACGTTTTGATGAGACAAGAGGATTTAAATGTATATCTTATGTTGTTTGGTGGATAAGACAAGCTATTTTACAAGCTATTGCAGAACAATCACGTTCCATTCGACAACCTACAAATAAATTAGCTTTACTTAATAAAATATTAAAAACTCTTGCTCAATTAGAGCAAGAATTGCAAAGAACTCCTTCTGCTAGAGAAATAGCAGAATATCTTAATATGAATGAAAAAGATGTAGAAGATTCTATTAAAAATTCGGGTAGACATGTTTCTATGGATGCACCATTGATAGAGGGAGAAGATTCTAATTTATATGATTTAGTTAGATCTGATGAATCTCCTCGTCCAGATGAACATTTAGAAAAAGAATCTTTAAGAAAAGATATTAAAAGAATTTTAGAAACTTTAAGTGAAAGAGAACGTCGTGTTATTATTTTACATTTTGGATTAAATGGATCTCCTCCAATGACTTTAGAAGAAGTTGGTCAATCTTGCGATTTAACAAGAGAAAGAGTAAGACAAATAGAAAGTATAGCATTAAAAAGATTAAAACATTCTTCTAGAAGTAAAATTCTTAAACCTTATTTAGGTTAACTCAATTAAGTTCATTTATATATATTTTGATTTCTATCAAATAGAAATAAAATGCGACCTCGAAGGGATTCGAACCCATAACCTTCTGATCCGTAGTCAGATGCTCTATCCAATTAAGCTACGAGGCCTATAAAATAACAAATATATATCAAGAATAAATAATTTTTAAAAAATTTTCTAAATTTAATGAAAAATTTCCTATAAGACCTCCATCTATATCTTTTTGTAAAAAAAAATCTTTTGCATTAAAATTATTAATACTTCCTCCATATAAAATAGATATTTTATTTGAAATATTTTCTCCATATTTTTTTAAAAATAAAGAACGAATAAATTCATGCATTTTTTGAGCTTGTTGATATGTTGCACTTTTTCCTGTTCCAATAGCCCAAATAGGTTCATATGCTATATGAAAAAATTTTATTTCATTTTCTGAAAAATGAAAAACAGTATGTTTTAATTGATCTTTTATAACATTAAATTGTTGATTTTTATTTCTTTCAAAATATGTTTCCCCTATACAAAAAATAATATTAAATCCATATTTTAATGCTATTTTTATTTTTTCTAATAAAATATTATTTTTTTCACAAAAAAATTTTCTACGTTCACTATGTCCTAATATAACTTTAGAAATTCCTATAGATTTTAACATAGAAGCGGATACTTCTCCTGTATATGAACCTTTATCCATTTGATGAATATTTTGAGCAGCAATTTTTAAAGGACTTCCTTGTAGAATATGATTTGAAATATGTAAGAAAGGAAAAGAAGGAGCAATAATAATTTCTTTATTATGATTTATTTTTTGTTCAAAAATTTTTTTTAAAAGATTTCTAAGAAAAGAAGTTGTTTCATGAAAATCATGATTCATTTTCCAATTTGCTATGACAATCTTTTTCTTCATTTTTTTTTTTTAATTTAAAATATATAAACAATAAATATTTTTATATTAAAATCAAAAATTTTTTTTTAATATAAAAATAGTTTCAAATAACATTTTCCAATAAAATTTTTCTAATTTTTTAAATGATATTTTTTCTTTATTTTTTTTCAAGTATAAAATATTTTTTATAATATTATTAATAGAAAATATTTTATACTTGAAATTTTCATGAAAAGAATTTTGTATTTTTTCAAATTTTTTATTATAAAGAAAAATAACATCATTATATGATATTTTATTAAAATTTAAAATAAAAAAAATATCTATTTTAATTAAAATAATTATAAGATAATTTATAATATCTATATATGTATCAGTTATTTTTTCTTCTTGTATTTTTTGATATCCTTTTGATTGAATATTTTTTATACGAATTATTTTAATAAAAATTTGATCTATTATAGAAGAATTTTTTAAAATTTTCCATGATAAACCATAATCTTTTAATTTATTAAAAAATAATTTTCTACATTTTTTAATAATAAAATCAATAGAATAATAATTCATGTCATATAATTTTATTATATGTTTATTATTTGTGTAATTATATATATGAAAAATAAAATTTACAAATAAATAATTTTTAAATGATAATTAATTGTGCCGGATCTTTATTATCTTTAAAAGAACCAAAAATTATGGGAATAGTTAATTTAACACCTGATTCTTTTTATGATGGTGGACAATTAGATTCTAAAAATAAAATATTAAAGCATGTAGAAAATTTATTAAACGAAGGTTCTGATTTTATAGATATCGGAGGTTGTTCTACTCGTCCAAAATCAAAATTTATACCAGAAAAAGAAGAAATAAAAAGAGTTATAAAACCTATTCGGTATATCATAAAAAATTTTCCTAAAATTAGAATATCTATAGATACTTTTCGTAGTGAAGTAGCAAGAATAGCTGTTGAAGAAGGTGCTGTAATAATAAATGATATATCAGGAGGAAATTTAGATAAAAATATGTTTCCTTTACTTGGGAAACTTAAAATTCCATATATATTAAATCATATAAAAGGAATTCCTAAAAATATGCAAAAAAATATATATTATAAAAATAATATAATTATAGAAATAAATAATTTTTTTTCAAAAAAAATTTTTTATTTAAAAAAAAATGGAATTCAAGACATTATTTTAGATCCTGGATTTGGTTTTGGAAAAACATTAAAACAAAATTTTCAAATATTAAAATATTTATCTTTATTAGGATTTCAAGACCATTTAATTTTAATAGGAATTTCTAGAAAATCTATGATTCAACACATACTAAAAATTTCTCATAAAAAATCATTAAATGCTACTTCAATAATTCATACTATTGCACTATTAAATGGATCAAAATTATTACGTGTACATGATGTCAAAGAAGCTATTGAATGTATTAAATTAGTACAATATTACAAAAATATTTACTAATTCATTAATTAATTTTGTATTATTTTTTGTATAAATCCTTTTTTTTATTATTATCATTATTATTTTCTTTGAAGATCTCTTTCATTGATATTTTAGATATATTTTTAGTATTTATTATTTTATTTCAAGTCTATAGATTAGTTTATAGTACCCCTGCTTTAAACATTTTTTATGGAATCATTGCAACTTTTATTTTCTGGAAAATAGTAGAAATTTATGAAATGAAACTCCTAAGCATAGTTATAAGTGCTTTTTTTAAAGGGGGATTCCTTGCATTAATTATTGTATTTCAACCAGAAATAAGAAAATTTCTTCTCATAGTAGGAAGTAAAAATTTTTTTAAAAAATTTATATTTTCTCTTTTTTTTAAAAAATCAAATGTATCTATAAAAACTGAAACTATAGATAGTATAGTAAAATCTTGCGCCATTTTTTCAGGAGATAAAACAGGTATTTTAATCGTAATTCAATTACATCAAGATTTAAAAGAATTTATTCAAAATGGAGATGAAATGGACGCTAAAGTAAATATTTCTATATTAGAAAGTATTTTTTATAAAAATAGTCCATTACATGATGGAGCTGTAATTATTATAGGAAATAAAATAGTGAGAACAAGAGCAATACTTCCTGTATCTTATGATAAAGAAATTCCATCACGTTTAGGACTACGTCATAGAGCCGCTATTGGTATATCTGAAAAAACAGATGCTATTTGTCTTGTTATTTCAGAAGAAACAGGTTATATATCTTATATTAAAGATCAAAAAAGAACTATTATAACTAATATAAATAATTTAAAAATGAAACTTGAAGAAGATTTACTTTAAAATAATGAAAAAAATGAATATAAAAAATATATATAAATTATATATGATCTCTTCAGGAATAGAAATAAATAGTAAAAAAGTTCGAAAAGGATCTATTTTTATAGCTTTAAAAGGAAAAAATTTTGATGGGAATCAATTTTCTAAAGAAGCCATTTTAAACGGAGCTATATTATCCATAATAGATAATAAAAATTTTATTTCTTATAATAATAAGAACAAAATTATTTTTGTAGATAATACTTTGCATTTTTTACAAAAATTAGCAATGTATCATAGATACCAATTACGTCATATTCCTATTATAGCTATTACAGGAAGTAATGGAAAAACTACTACAAAAGAACTTACTCAAGTTATTTTATCTCAGAAATATAAAAAAGTTCATTTTACTAAAAATAATTTTAATAATCATATAGGAATTCCATTAACTATATTATCTATGTCTAGAAATACAGAAATTTCTGTTATCGAAATTGGAGCTAATCATGAAAAAGAAATTGAAAAAATGTGTTCTATCATAAAACCAGATTATGGATATATAACTAATTTTGGAAAAGCTCATTTGGAAGGATTTCAAAGTATAGAAGGAATTATACGTGGTAAATTAGAATTATATAATTTTTTAAAAAAAAATAAAAAAATAGTATTTGTTAATGGAGATGATCCTATTCAATTAAAAGAAAGTATAGGAATTAAAAGATTTATTTTTTCTGAAAAAGAAAAATCAGATATAAAAATTAAATATTTATGGAAAGAATCTTATTTACAATCAATTTTATATATTGATAATATAAAAATTAGTTCTGATTTAATAGGAAATTACAATTTATATAATATAGCTTCGGCTATATCTATTGGAAAATATTTTAAAGTTTCTTTAAAAAAAATAAAAAATGCTGTAGAAAAATATATTCCAAAAAATTATCGTTCTCAAATTATACATAAAAAAAATATAAAAATTTTTATAGATTGTTATAATGCAAATCCTACTAGCATGATTTATGCTTTAAAATTTTTTAATAATAATAATATAAAAGGTAATAAAATTGCTATATTAGGAGATATGTTAGAATTAGGACTTTATTCTAATTATGAACATAAAAAAATAATTTTTTTTTTAGAAAAAAGTCACATAAATATAACATTTTTAATTGGAAAAAATTTTTTTAATACTGATTTAAAAATTTCTCAAAAAATAAAAAAATTTATAAATAAAAAAAAATTTATTGAATGGATAAAAAAAAATTCTATTCAAAAACAAAAAATTGATTATATACTTATTAAAGGTTCTAGAAAATACTCATTAGAAAACCTTATTGATTTCATTTAATTATTCTTTGCAAATTTAATTTTATTAAATTACATTTGTATATATATAAATAAAATAATCTAATTTTGTAAAATTTTTTCTTATGAAAGAAATTACCACAAAAACCTATATTAAGTGGTTTAAAGATATGTCTTTTTGGAGAAAATTTGAGGATAAATGTCGTTCCTTATACTTAAAACAGAAAATTAGAGGATTTTTACATTTATATAATGGACAAGAAGCTTTACCTGCAGGATTAACTCATGCAATGGATATGTCTAAAGATAAAATTATAACTGCTTATAGATGTCATATATTTCCATTATCTATGGGAGTTGATCCAAAAAAAATTATGGCAGAACTTTTGGGAAAAAAAACAGGAACATCTCGTGGAATGGGTGGTTCTATGCATATTTTTAGCAAAAAACATCGTTTTTATGGAGGACACGGTATTGTAGGTGGACAAATTCCATTAGGAGCTGGTATTGCCTTTGCTGATAAATATTTCAATAGAGATGCAGTTACTTTAACTATTATGGGAGATGGAGCTGTAAGACAGGGATCTTTACATGAAACATTTAATATGTCTATGATATGGAAACTTCCTGTTGTATTTATATGTGAAAATAATGGATATGCTATGGGTACTTCTGTAAAAAGAAGCACAAATATGAAAGAAATATATAAAATAGGTTTATCATATGGAATGCCATCTTATCCTGTAGATGGAATGAATCCTGAAAAAATAGCAAAAATAGCTTCTATTGCAATAGAAAAAGCGAGAAAAGGAGAAGGAGCTACTTTTTTAGATATTAAAACATATAGATATAGGGGGCATTCTATGTCAGATGCTGAATCATATCGTAATAAAGAGGAAGTGATTTTATATAAAAAAAAAGATCCTATTTTAAAATTAAAAAATATTATTGTACAAAATAAATGGGAAACTATAGATAATTTAAATACTATAGAAAATGAAGTAAAAAGGAAAGTAGAATATTGTGTAGAATTTGCAGAAAACTCAGATACACCTTCTTTAGAAGAAATGTATAATGTTGTTTATAATGAGAAAGATTATCCTTTTTTAGATTTTATATAAATAAAAAAATATAAAATTATACCTTTTTTATAATTAAAAAATACAATAATGGCAGAAATAATATCTATGCCCCAATTAAGTGATACAATGGAAGAGGGCACTGTAATTAAATGGAATAAAAAAATAGGAGATAAAGTTTATGAAGGAGATATTTTAGCGGAAATAGAAACAGATAAAGCTACTCAAGATTTTGAAATAGATGTTAGTGGTATTCTTCTTTTTATTGGTGTAAAAGAAGGAGAAAAAACACGTGTTAATGATATATTAGCGATTATAGGAGAGGAAGGAGAAGATATCAATCATTTAATTTCAAAATCAAAAAAAATACAAAAAGAAAAAAAGGATAAAATCAATAAAGAAGATAGAATATTTATTTCTCCTTTAGCAAAAAAAATGGCTAAAAAAATAGGAATATCTTTAAGTGATATTAATAAAGGTAGTGGAGATTATGGAAGAATTATTAAAAAAGATATTGATAAATATTATAAAAAAACAAAATTAAAGGAAAATAAATTTCATAAAAAAATATCTCATTCTTCTATGAGAAAAAAAATAGCAAAACATTTAACTTTTTCTAAATTTTCTGCTCCACATTATTACTTATTTAATGAAATTCATGTAGATAAATTAATTGAATTTAGAAAAAAATTAAATGATAAACTTTCTTTAGAAGAAAAAATATCATTTAATGATATTATTATAAAAGCAGTCGCTCAATCTTTAAAGAAAAATCCAAATATGAATGTTTCTTGGAATGAAGAAGAAATTTTATTTCATTCACATATTCATATTGGAATAGCTGTAGCAATAAAAGATGGATTAATAGTCCCAGTTATTAAAAATTCTGACCAAAAATCATTATTACAAATTTCCAAAGAAATTAAAGATAAAGTATTTCGTTCAAAATCAAAAAAAATACAACCAGAAG
The sequence above is a segment of the Blattabacterium cuenoti genome. Coding sequences within it:
- the pdhA gene encoding pyruvate dehydrogenase (acetyl-transferring) E1 component subunit alpha produces the protein MKEITTKTYIKWFKDMSFWRKFEDKCRSLYLKQKIRGFLHLYNGQEALPAGLTHAMDMSKDKIITAYRCHIFPLSMGVDPKKIMAELLGKKTGTSRGMGGSMHIFSKKHRFYGGHGIVGGQIPLGAGIAFADKYFNRDAVTLTIMGDGAVRQGSLHETFNMSMIWKLPVVFICENNGYAMGTSVKRSTNMKEIYKIGLSYGMPSYPVDGMNPEKIAKIASIAIEKARKGEGATFLDIKTYRYRGHSMSDAESYRNKEEVILYKKKDPILKLKNIIVQNKWETIDNLNTIENEVKRKVEYCVEFAENSDTPSLEEMYNVVYNEKDYPFLDFI
- a CDS encoding dihydrolipoamide acetyltransferase family protein, with translation MAEIISMPQLSDTMEEGTVIKWNKKIGDKVYEGDILAEIETDKATQDFEIDVSGILLFIGVKEGEKTRVNDILAIIGEEGEDINHLISKSKKIQKEKKDKINKEDRIFISPLAKKMAKKIGISLSDINKGSGDYGRIIKKDIDKYYKKTKLKENKFHKKISHSSMRKKIAKHLTFSKFSAPHYYLFNEIHVDKLIEFRKKLNDKLSLEEKISFNDIIIKAVAQSLKKNPNMNVSWNEEEILFHSHIHIGIAVAIKDGLIVPVIKNSDQKSLLQISKEIKDKVFRSKSKKIQPEEIENSTFTVSNLGMYGIESFTSIINVPNSSILSIGSIMKRPIIKNSKIEIGNIMKITLSCDHRIIDGAIASNYIYSLKNYLEDPITILF